In one window of Procambarus clarkii isolate CNS0578487 chromosome 63, FALCON_Pclarkii_2.0, whole genome shotgun sequence DNA:
- the LOC123769479 gene encoding extracellular serine/threonine protein kinase four-jointed-like: protein MVEGLVFRGRGDNMKVDGSALSIPLPSPPLPQRASRLACLAATTLAFLLGVVVGVMLPLVLATPPLDLPSALPSALPLQQQGEIADDGTKMMVEGGAGVTPPLHTWAPPVATTAAPGDDDNQTRWGGQEHDAPDVEEAAALLVDEVYWGAAVEAAVPRGFPDHEVDDWRRFTRRQAVVRLQEGCGRMQNRLLTFENGTQSCCRYRQNHDQIQGEIFSFYLSRLLGITNVPPSALGVVRAGAWQWAGVGGQLALAQWAEERPVVMTRFVEGLAPAFIPPALRSSRRRLHPLEVEERDPRDLAGLAELAQWSDLIIFDYLTGNLDRVVNNLYNMQWNPAMMEAPAHNLAVHAPSGLLVFLDNESGLLHGYRLLDKYETFHASLLHALCVFRRSTADRVRQLVARRDVGDRLRKMYGRHEPDLQDVLPPIPDKSVKILNERLRAVHKQISKCEQMYVGA from the coding sequence CCGCCCCTACCGCAGAGGGCCTCCCGCCTCGCCtgcctcgccgccaccaccctcgcctTCCTGCTGGGCGTCGTGGTGGGCGTCATGCTGCCGCTGGTGCTGGCCACGCCGCCTCTCGACCTGCCCTCGGCCCTGCCATCGGCCCTGCCCCTCCAGCAGCAGGGTGAGATTGCTGACGACGGCACCAAGATGATGGTGGAGGGCGGCGCGGGCGTGACGCCCCCGCTACACACCTGGGCGCCGCCCGTCGCCACCACGGCGGCCCCCGGCGACGACGACAACCAGACGAGGTGGGGCGGGCAGGAGCACGACGCCCCCGACGTGGAGGAGGCGGCGGCGCTGCTGGTGGACGAAGTGTACTGGGGCGCCGCCGTGGAGGCCGCCGTCCCCAGGGGCTTCCCGGACCACGAGGTCGACGACTGGCGGCGCTTCACGCGGCGCCAGGCGGTGGTGCGCCTCCAGGAGGGCTGCGGCCGCATGCAGAACCGGTTGCTGACCTTCGAGAACGGCACGCAGTCGTGTTGTCGTTACCGCCAGAACCACGACCAGATCCAGGGCGAGATCTTCAGCTTCTACCTCAGCCGCCTCCTGGGCATCACCAACGTCCCGCCCTCGGCCCTGGGCGTGGTGCGGGCGGGGGCCTGGCAGTGGGCGGGCGTGGGCGGTCAACTCGCCTTGGCCCAGTGGGCCGAGGAGCGGCCCGTGGTGATGACTCGCTTCGTAGAGGGCCTGGCGCCCGCCTTCATCCCGCCGGCGCTGCGGTCGAGCCGCAGGCGGCTGCACCCGCTGGAGGTGGAAGAACGAGACCCGCGGGACCTGGCCGGCCTGGCCGAGCTGGCCCAGTGGTCCGACCTCATCATCTTCGACTACCTCACCGGCAACCTTGACCGCGTGGTCAACAACCTGTACAACATGCAGTGGAACCCGGCCATGATGGAGGCGCCCGCGCACAACCTGGCCGTGCACGCCCCCTCCGGCCTCCTCGTCTTCCTCGACAACGAGTCCGGCCTCCTGCACGGCTACCGCCTCCTCGACAAGTACGAGACCTTCCACGCCTCCCTCCTGCACGCTCTCTGCGTCTTCCGCAGGTCCACGGCGGACCGCGTGCGGCAACTGGTGGCCCGACGAGACGTGGGCGACCGCTTGCGGAAGATGTACGGGCGGCACGAGCCAGACTTGCAGGATGTGTTGCCGCCCATCCCGGACAAGTCGGTTAAGATCCTCAACGAGCGGCTCCGAGCGGTCCACAAACAAATCTCTAAGTGCGAGCAGATGTACGTCGGCGCGTGA